In Thermocrinis sp., the DNA window TAAAGAGAAAAAGCTTAGTGGCAGATTTGGGTGCAGGTTTTGGGGCACTCTCAATACTTATAGCCCTAAAGTATAACTGTAAAGTTATAGCTGTGGAGAAAGACCACACTATGATCCAATTACTCAAGCAGAATGTAAAAAACAACAATCTTGAAGATAGGATAGAAGTCTTGGAATGTGACGTTAGGAAAATAAATCAGTTTTTGGAGCGTCAGAGTTTAGATTGTGTTGTTATAAATCCACCTTTCTATGAAAAACCATCAGCAAATCCCTATCACACTGAAATAGACGGGACCTTAGGGGATTTTTTAGAATCAGCTTCCTATATTCTCAAAGATGGAGGTTTTATCAATATTTTGCTTCCCTCTTACAGACTTTTAGAAGCTTGTGGTGTTATGGAGAGTTTGAACATCAGACCCATGTATCTAAAATTTTTCCATCCTTTTATAGATAGACATGCTAAGCTGGTTCGTATCGTAGGTGTGAAAAACTTAAAACCTAAGCTAATCGTAGAAAGTCCACTCATAATAAATCATAAACAGAACAAATACACGGAGGAAGTCCAAAGAATCTTGGAAAACTTTCTTTAATACAAGGGACCGCAGAATTATTTGGCGGAGCGGTAGTTTTCTATGCCCTTCTTTATCTCTTCTATGGCAAACTGAATGCCCTTGAACTCCTCCACCTTTACCCACTTGCCAGGCTCTAATTCTTTGTAGTGTTCAAAAAAGTGCTTTATCCTATCCAAAAGGGCCTTAGGGAGGTCATCCACGCTTTTAACGTCGTCAAAGGTGGGATCTATCTTTGAGTGGGGAACCGCTATAAGCTTTGTATCCACACCCTCTTCGTCCCTCATTTCCAAAGCACCTATGGGCCTGCACCTTAGCACACTCCCGGGAGCAACCGGATACCTTGAAACCACGAGCACATCCACTGGGTCCCCATCGTCGGCTAAAGTCTGTGGTATAAAACCGTAGTTAAAAGGATAATGCATGGCTGTAAATAAAAACCTATCCACAAAGATTGCTCCGCTTTCTTTGTCCAGCTCATACTTTATGGGGCTGTCCTGGGGTATTTCAACCACCACGTATATGTCTTCAGGAGGATTTTTACCAGGGGGTATCTTTTTTATATCCATCTTTTCTCCTCCAAGGGTTTAATAATATTATACTTTCAACCAACAGCACTCTTATCCCAAAGCTTAGTGCAATCTCTCTATATCTAATATTTTAAAAACCTCCTTATAGGGATGTAAGGACGCTTCCAATTCCTCTTCTAACCTCTTTCTACCTAAAATTTTTTGGCCTACATCCAAAAGAAAAGACAGAAAACCTAAAACATCCTCCCTTCTACCTATGGGATCAACTCTGAAATAAATCCTTCCCTCCACTAATTTGAGGAGGTCGGAAGATACCAGATAGTGGAGTATGCTTTGAGTTGTTTGGCTGCTATGCCTTATAATTATGCCATACACCGTATTTATAAAGAGAAGATGTAATACTTCCCAGAAGTTTTCCATATTCTCAAAGGGAATAAGCTCCAATAAGAAATTATCCTTATAGGGTTCCATTTTTGATACCTTTATCTCATCTCTATCCAGCAGCGAGGCTAACAAGGTCCCATTTTCATATAAAAAATAAATTCTTTCATTTCCCTTTCGGAGTGTCAGCAAACCACTGAATCCTCTCTTTACAATCCCTATGAAGAGCTTCCCCAATTCTACAAAATCGTCGAAAAGGTTGTTTACTAGTTTATTTGTTGAATGTCGTAGCATGAACTTTTCTAAAAGATTTTCAGGCATGCTGATTATGCTCATTGTATAGCCATTTTCAGGACTAAGAAGAAAGTCAAAAAGATCACAGCTATATGGATAAAGCGCTGCAAAATTGCCTCTTTTGAAATAAGCATTGTAACTACTGTTAGGTCCGTTTATACTAACCAAACCGGTAAATTTACTTAGTTTAAGGCTTTCAAATAGGGAGAATGTGTTTACGTTTCTTACATCCACATTCCTAACTATGTAGTCTATTTCATAGTTTTTTTTGCTAGCCTCTGGGGCTAAAAACTGTCCTATATCCAAAAACCCAGATTGGAAAAGTTCTCGTATTTTTCTCATTTCGGGAACTAGGTTCTGTTTGGACGTCAGAATAACAAAGGCAAAAGTCTTCCCATTATAATGATGCATTCCTTCAAAGGGTCTTAGTACTCTAAAACTGGCAAATGGTGTTATGATAAAGCTTAGAATGGACTTAAACTCTTGGTAAGCAAGCTGAAGCTGTAAGATTAACTCTTCGGCAGATATGGGCTCATGAAGCTTGAAAAAACTATCTTTATCTATGCCTGTTTTAAAGGTGAAAAGAGCACTTGGATTATCTAACATACTAAAAAGGTTATAAAGCAGTAGAGAGGATGTGTTAATCTCGGCAACGGTCAACCCTTCTGTTTCTACATAAAAACCCTTTATATAGCCTTTCTCAATGTACAGTTCTATAGATTTACCCTCCAAATAAATTTCGAGTATGCCTTCTTTGTTGGAAAGATACCCATTAACCAAATCCACAAAGTCCTGTTGAGAAGTAAAATAGCCCGATATCATCCCAGTATCCGCTCCAGACGTGATAGCAAGAGACTTTCTATCATATTAAAGGTCTCTTTAACCCCCTCCCCTTTAATAGCGCTAGCACATACCGATGTCAGTCTATCCTTATTTATTTCCTTCTCCAAGACCTCAAAGGGAAGCACGTTTTCCAGGTCCATCTTGTTGTACTGGATTACCACAGGGACTTCCTCGTATCTTTTGCCTATCTTGGGTAAATCCTCACCCTTCAAAACCGTTAGCCTTATGTCTTTGTATATTTCTTGACCGGGCACTGTATAAAGGGCAAAAGAAGCAGTCATGTTGCTAACTGGCACTTTCTTAGTTGAAAAATCAAAGACTAAGGTTTTTTCACCCTTTGTATCTATTTTTGTAAGCTGTAAACCTTCCAATTTGGAAATGCTCTCTAAGTTAGTAGTTTTACCAGACATTGCAGGCCTATAATACACAACTTTTAGCCTTATGAGCTTCTTTTCCAAATCCACAATCATTTTCTCCCTCCTAGTAAGGAATAGTATAATATTAATCCCAAAAGTTATTAGGAGGTAATATTATGGCAACCATAAGCTATGAAGAAGCACTGCAGATGTTAAAAGAGCAGTTGAAGGGTTTGGAAGAATCTGTGAAGATGGAAGAGGTGGGAGTTGTTTATTACGTTGGTGATGGCGTGGCAAGAGCTTACGGATTGGACAACGTAATGGCAAACGAGGTGGTTGAGTTTGAAGGTGGCACGCTGGGTTTGGCTTTCAACTTAGAAGAGGACAACGTAGGTTTGATTGTGCTTGGCAGTGAAAGTGGTATAAAGGAAGGCTCTCTGGTCAGAAGGACGGGTAGAATTCTCGATGCTCCCGTGGGCGAAGGTCTTATTGGTAGGGTTATAGACCCCCTTGGAAATCCCCTAGACGGAAAGGGCCCAGTGCAGTATGAATACAGGTCTCCTGTAGAAAAGATAGCTCCTGGTGTGGTAAAGCGTAAATCTGTCCATGAGCCACTGCAAACGGGTATTAAAGCAATAGATTCAATGATTCCCATAGGAAGGGGCCAAAGGGAGCTTATTATAGGAGACCGCTCTACTGGTAAAACTACAATATGCATAGACACCATACTTAACCAAAAAGACACGGATGTTTACTGCATATACGTAGCCATAGGACAAAAGAGGTCAACCACTGCCCGGATTATAGAACTGCTTGAAAGAAGTGGAGCGATGGAATACACATGCGTAGTGGTCGCTTCTGCCACAGATCCTGCATCCTTGCAATACTTGGCTCCCTTTGTAGGATGCACCATAGGGGAATACTTCAGGGACAACGGAAAGCATGCACTTATAATTTACGATGACCTTTCAAAGCACGCAGAAGCTTACAGACAGCTATCTTTGCTTATGAGAAGACCACCGGGAAGGGAGGCATACCCAGGGGACGTTTTCTACCTTCACTCAAGGCTTTTGGAAAGGGCTGCCAAGCTCAACGACGAGCTCGGAGCTGGATCCTTAACCGCACTGCCCATAATAGAAACAAAGGCTGGGGACGTGGCCGCATACATTCCCACAAACGTTATATCCATCACAGACGGGCAGATATACTTGGAGCCTGACCTGTTTAACAAAGGTGTAAGACCTGCCATAAACGTGGGTCTTTCAGTTTCTCGTGTAGGTGGTGCGGCACAGATAAAGGCTATGAAACAAGTGGCTGGAACTCTTAGGTTGGATCTGGCTCAGTTCAGAGAGCTGGAAGCGTTCGTTCAGTTTGCCTCTGAACTTGACAAAGCAACTCAGCAGACCATCAACAGAGGATTGAGACTTGTAGAGCTTTTAAAGCAAGAGCCATACAATCCCATACCTGTGGAAAAGCAGATAGTGGCCATATATGCGGGGACCAACGGATACTTGGATGACCTACCTGTGGAAGCGGTCAGAAAGTTTGAAAAACAGCTATACACATACCTTGATAAACAAAGACCCGACATCCTAAAGGAAATAAAAGAAAAGAAAGCTCTTGACGAAGATCTAAAGAAAAAGATAGATGAAGCGCTCAAGGACTTTAAGTCTAAATTTACACCTTGAAGGTTTATGTAGGATGTAGTGGTTTTTACTACAGAGACTGGGTGGGGGTTTTCTACCCCCACAATTTAAAAAGACAGGAGTGGATAAAGTACTACGAAAGGTTTTTTAACGTATTAGAGCTTAACTCTTCTTTTTATAGGTTTCCAGACAGAAGTAGTGTAAAAAGTTTATTGGAAAGGACCAGTAAGCTTAAGTTTTCTGTAAAAGCCCATCAAGTTTTCACACACAGAAGGAGCTTCTTCTCGGAGGATGTAAAAAGATTTATCTATTCCATAGAGCCCATGATTGAAGAAGAGAGGCTCATAGCCATCCTCTTCCAATTTCCACACAACTTTGGATACTCTGCAGAAAGCCTTGAGTATTTAAGGAAGATATCTAAGGAGTTTAAAGGCATAGACAAGGTGGTGGAGGTAAGAAACAAAAGCTTTAGGAGGGCTGACTTTTACCAGTTTTTGGAAGAAAATGGTTTTTCCTTAGTGAATAGTGATGCGCCGAAGGATAAGAGGTTTTTGGTGGGACCTTGGGTGGGAGTTGGAGCAATAAACTACGTCAGACTTCACGGGAAAGACCCAGAGCACCTGTACGACTATCTTTACTCTTTGGAAGAGCTGATAAAGATTAGAAGTAAAATAAAAGAGTTGGGAGATAGGGAGACTTACATATTTTTTAACAACACTGCAAAAGCCAAAGCTGTGCTAAACGCTCTTCAAACTAAGCTCTTGTTCGGTATTGATGTAGAGATTCCAGAAAGCTTACAAAGAGCCTTTGAAGAAAGGGAGTGGGAATGATAAATCGCACCTTGCTTTACGGAGAGGGGCTTTTTGAAACCATGAAACTGCCCATATCGGAAAAAAGGCTTAGACTACACTACGAAAGGCTAAAAGGGTCAGCAGAATTTTTTGGCATACCCTGTCCAAGTTACGAAGAGTTTAAAGAAGACTGCATGGTAGAAGTAAAGGATCAATCTTACCTTAAGTTTTGTCTGATAGCCAAGGGAGAGGACTACTACGGCGGAAAGGCTAACGATTATGGGAAGATGATCATACTCAAAAAGCTCAAACCCATTCAAGGGACTATAAAACTCACACTTTCATCCTACAGAAGACACTCTACAGAACCCATTTGTAGGCACAAGACCACAAACTATCTATTTAACGTAATGGTAAAAAGACAAGCTTTGCAAGAGGGTTTCTACGATGGGATCATAGTAAATGAAAGGGATGAGGTATGCGAAACTTCTTCTGCTAACCTTTTGTTCCTTAAGGGAAACACTCTTTACACGCCAGCCAAGGAAAGTGGAATACTTGAAGGCACTACCTTGAGGATTTTGAAGGAATTTATGGATGTTAAGGAGGAGCGCATAAAGGTTGAAAGGTTAAAAGATTTTGAGGGTGCTTTTATAGTTAATGCCTTGATAGACTGCTTACCGGTTGAAATTGAAGGATTTGGCTTAAGGATTCTGAAGGGCGTGTCTTTGGAGATAAAAAAAGTTATTGAAAGGTTTGAATTTGATGTATAATATAAAAGGTAAAGGGTGCGTAGCTCAATGGCAGAGCGGGCGGCTCATAACCGCCCGGTTGGGGGTTCGAGTCCTCCCGCACCCAATTTACTGTAAAAACCTACCAAGCACATCTCCAAAGAACACAAAAACTCCGATCCTTATAGCACGTGCCAAAATGCTGGCTAATATAAAAGTCAAAAAGGGCATGTTAAAAATCCCAGCCAGCCAGCACACCAACTTATAAGGCTCTCCCAAAAGGACTGCAAAAAATCCATACCTGTTAAAAAGCGCCTCTCCTTTTGTGTAAAGCCTCTCTTTAAAAAGTCTTTTTACAAAGCTCTCTCCCAAAAGCTTGGCTAAAAAGAAAGCAACCACCGCACCTAATATATTTCCTACAAAGGCAACAAAACCGGCTGTGTAGGGGTTTAGCTTAAAAAAGGGTGCAGCTGCCACAAAGGGATAAGGTGGTACTGGTTGGATTATAGACTCGGTAAAGGAAAGAACGAATAAAGCGGTATAGCCATGAGACAAAACAAAGCTTTCTGCCCAAGCCTTAAGCTCTGGGAAAAACTTCTCTATCAAAGCTCCACCTCCATCCCATCGTAAGCGCATATTGTTTCCACGCCTGTTTCCCTTCTTACTTCTACCGCTATGTCTTCTAAGCTGTGGCTTGAGAGCACTTCGTAGCCAAAGTGGGTAAGTATGGCAAGTTTGGGCTTTAGATGGGAAAGGATTTTTTTAGCATCCTGAACGGTAAGATGCTCTATGTATTTTTTCTTCTCGTAAAGGGTGGTGTTTATTATGATAAGGTCCAGACCTTTTGGATAGACTT includes these proteins:
- a CDS encoding methyltransferase, coding for MEGFREFDFFRGKVKFIQPKAHRLSVVEILFVWSIKGIKRKSLVADLGAGFGALSILIALKYNCKVIAVEKDHTMIQLLKQNVKNNNLEDRIEVLECDVRKINQFLERQSLDCVVINPPFYEKPSANPYHTEIDGTLGDFLESASYILKDGGFINILLPSYRLLEACGVMESLNIRPMYLKFFHPFIDRHAKLVRIVGVKNLKPKLIVESPLIINHKQNKYTEEVQRILENFL
- the ppa gene encoding inorganic diphosphatase, giving the protein MDIKKIPPGKNPPEDIYVVVEIPQDSPIKYELDKESGAIFVDRFLFTAMHYPFNYGFIPQTLADDGDPVDVLVVSRYPVAPGSVLRCRPIGALEMRDEEGVDTKLIAVPHSKIDPTFDDVKSVDDLPKALLDRIKHFFEHYKELEPGKWVKVEEFKGIQFAIEEIKKGIENYRSAK
- a CDS encoding gliding motility protein yields the protein MIVDLEKKLIRLKVVYYRPAMSGKTTNLESISKLEGLQLTKIDTKGEKTLVFDFSTKKVPVSNMTASFALYTVPGQEIYKDIRLTVLKGEDLPKIGKRYEEVPVVIQYNKMDLENVLPFEVLEKEINKDRLTSVCASAIKGEGVKETFNMIESLLLSRLERILG
- the atpA gene encoding F0F1 ATP synthase subunit alpha — protein: MATISYEEALQMLKEQLKGLEESVKMEEVGVVYYVGDGVARAYGLDNVMANEVVEFEGGTLGLAFNLEEDNVGLIVLGSESGIKEGSLVRRTGRILDAPVGEGLIGRVIDPLGNPLDGKGPVQYEYRSPVEKIAPGVVKRKSVHEPLQTGIKAIDSMIPIGRGQRELIIGDRSTGKTTICIDTILNQKDTDVYCIYVAIGQKRSTTARIIELLERSGAMEYTCVVVASATDPASLQYLAPFVGCTIGEYFRDNGKHALIIYDDLSKHAEAYRQLSLLMRRPPGREAYPGDVFYLHSRLLERAAKLNDELGAGSLTALPIIETKAGDVAAYIPTNVISITDGQIYLEPDLFNKGVRPAINVGLSVSRVGGAAQIKAMKQVAGTLRLDLAQFRELEAFVQFASELDKATQQTINRGLRLVELLKQEPYNPIPVEKQIVAIYAGTNGYLDDLPVEAVRKFEKQLYTYLDKQRPDILKEIKEKKALDEDLKKKIDEALKDFKSKFTP
- a CDS encoding DUF72 domain-containing protein, which gives rise to MKVYVGCSGFYYRDWVGVFYPHNLKRQEWIKYYERFFNVLELNSSFYRFPDRSSVKSLLERTSKLKFSVKAHQVFTHRRSFFSEDVKRFIYSIEPMIEEERLIAILFQFPHNFGYSAESLEYLRKISKEFKGIDKVVEVRNKSFRRADFYQFLEENGFSLVNSDAPKDKRFLVGPWVGVGAINYVRLHGKDPEHLYDYLYSLEELIKIRSKIKELGDRETYIFFNNTAKAKAVLNALQTKLLFGIDVEIPESLQRAFEEREWE
- a CDS encoding aminotransferase class IV; this translates as MINRTLLYGEGLFETMKLPISEKRLRLHYERLKGSAEFFGIPCPSYEEFKEDCMVEVKDQSYLKFCLIAKGEDYYGGKANDYGKMIILKKLKPIQGTIKLTLSSYRRHSTEPICRHKTTNYLFNVMVKRQALQEGFYDGIIVNERDEVCETSSANLLFLKGNTLYTPAKESGILEGTTLRILKEFMDVKEERIKVERLKDFEGAFIVNALIDCLPVEIEGFGLRILKGVSLEIKKVIERFEFDV
- a CDS encoding VTT domain-containing protein, coding for MRLRWDGGGALIEKFFPELKAWAESFVLSHGYTALFVLSFTESIIQPVPPYPFVAAAPFFKLNPYTAGFVAFVGNILGAVVAFFLAKLLGESFVKRLFKERLYTKGEALFNRYGFFAVLLGEPYKLVCWLAGIFNMPFLTFILASILARAIRIGVFVFFGDVLGRFLQ